In one window of Oryza sativa Japonica Group chromosome 9, ASM3414082v1 DNA:
- the LOC4347418 gene encoding tonoplast dicarboxylate transporter, protein MDPRRSHWESSSEDVTRPLLPLHDDDGAAGRRSCAALRSLLANKYLAVASGPVACALICGLVDLGGHRAARNMLGVLAWVFLWWITDAVPLAVASMAPLFLFPVFGISSSDAVAKAYMDDVISLVLGSFILALAIEHYNIHRRLALNITSLFCGDPVKPPLLLLGICGTTMFISMWIHNTPCTVMMMPVATGILQRFPRVDGASSSASSAADAREVQRFSKAVVLGVVYASAIGGMATLTGTGVNIILVGMWSTYFPEQPPITFSSWMSFGLPLALVLFVALWATLCVLYCSKNTGRALSAYLDRSHLRRELSLLGPMAFAEKMVLAVFGGLIVLWMTRSLTDDIPGWGSLFHGEVGDGTVTIMMATLLFIIPSGKNDGEKLMDWGKCRRLQWNIILLLGAGFAIADGFRASGLTDILSEGLGFLRGAPALAIAPVACVFSGAITEFTSDDATATLVLPLLAELGKSIGVHPLLLMVPGAVGAQLSYLLPTGSPGNVVGFSTGYISIKDMVIAGTPLKIVGVAALTILLPTLGSVVFGMDQKL, encoded by the exons ATGGATCCGAGGCGCAGCCACTGGGAGAGCTCGTCGGAGGACGTGACGAGGCCGCTGCTCCCGctgcacgacgacgacggcgcggcgggccGGCGCTCCTGCGCCGCGCTGAGGTCGCTGCTCGCCAACAAGTACCTGGCGGTCGCGTCGGGCCCCGTGGCGTGCGCGCTGATCTGCGGCCTCGTCGACCTCGgcggccaccgcgccgcgcgcaaCATGCTCGGGGTGCTCGCCTGGGTGTTCCTGTGGTGGATTACCGACGCcgtgccgctcgccgtcgcgtccATGGCGCCGCTGTTCCTCTTCCCCGTGTTCGgcatctcctcctccgacgCCGTCGCCAAGGCCTACATGGACGACGTCATCTCCCTCGTCCTCGGCAGCTTCATCCTCGCGCTCGCCATCGAGCACTACAacatccaccgccgcctcgctctCAAC ATCACGTCGCTGTTCTGCGGCGACCCGGTgaagccgccgctgctgctgctgggaaTCTGCGGCACCACCATGTTCATCAGCATGTGGATCCACAACACACCGTGCACCGTGATGATGATGCCGGTGGCGACGGGGATCCTGCAGCGGTTCCCGCGCGTCGACGGGGCGTCGTCCTCGGCGAGCAGCGCCGCGGACGCGCGGGAGGTGCAGCGGTTCTCCAAGGCGGTGGTGCTCGGCGTCGTGTACGCGTCGGCGATCGGCGGGATGGCGACGCTGACGGGCACCGGCGTGAACATCATCCTGGTGGGGATGTGGTCCACCTACTTCCCGGAGCAGCCGCCCATCACCTTCAGCTCGTGGATGTCGTTCGGGCTCCCATTGGCGCTCGTCCTCTTCGTCGCGCTCTGGGCCACGCTCTGCGTCCTGTACTGCTCCAAGAACACCGGGAGGGCGCTCTCAGCTTACCTGGACAGGAGCCATCTCAGGAGGGAGCTCAGCTTGCTTG GTCCTATGGCTTTTGCAGAGAAGATGGTTCTAGCCGTTTTTGGG GGTTTGATTGTCCTATGGATGACGAGGAGCCTGACAGATGATATTCCTGGGTGGGGATCACTCTTCCACGGCGAAGTTGGGGATGGAACTGTCACT ATCATGATGGCGACGCTGCTGTTCATAATCCCGAGCGGCAAGAACGACGGCGAGAAGCTCATGGACTGGGGCAAGTGCCGGAGGCTGCAGTGGaacatcatcctcctcctcggcgccggcTTCGCCATCGCCGACGGCTTCAGGGCGAGCGGCCTGACCGACATCCTCTCCGAGGGGCTCGGCTTCCTCCGCGGCGCGCCGGCGCTGGCCATCGCGCCCGTGGCGTGCGTCTTCAGCGGCGCCATCACCGAGTTCACCTCCGACGACGCGACCGCCACGCTGGTGCTCCCGCTGCTCGCCGAGCTGGGCAAGTCCATCGGCGTGCACCCGCTCCTCCTCATGGTCCCCGGCGCCGTCGGCGCGCAGCTGTCCTACCTGCTGCCCACCGGCTCGCCGGGCAACGTCGTCGGCTTCAGCACGGGCTACATCAGCATCAAGGACATGGTGATCGCCGGAACGCCCCTGAAAATTGTCGGGGTTGCAGCTCTCACCATCCTACTGCCAACGTTAG GATCCGTCGTTTTTGGCATGGATCAGAAGCTATAG
- the LOC4347417 gene encoding pirin-like protein: MTTSMEKPRQVVRKFLARPQHEGVGAVVRRSIGRFELRYFDPFLVLDEFSVSAPAGFPDHPHRGFETVTYMLEGAVTHEDFEGHRGTIKAGDVQWMTAGRGIVHSEMPAGPGTSRGLQLWVNLSSHNKMIEPGYQEIQSKDIASTTSDGVTVRVIAGQSMGARSPVRTRTPTMYLDFTVRPHAAARQPVCATWNAFAYVLEGEGVFGGGGGDKAGAHHLLLLGQGDGVEVWNRSDKPLRFLLIAGEPIGEPVAQLGPFVMNTEEEIDMTINDFEFSINGFEKAKHWKSQALVALGLE; the protein is encoded by the exons ATGACGACGTCGATGGAGAAGCCCCGGCAGGTGGTGCGGAAGTTCCTGGCGCGGCCGCAGCACGAgggcgtcggcgccgtcgttcgccggagCATCGGGAGGTTTGAGCTGAGGTACTTCGATCCGTTCCTCGTCCTGGACGAGTTCTCAG TGTCTGCTCCGGCTGGGTTCCCTGACCATCCACACAGAGGTTTCGAGACCGTCACTTACATGCTCGAG GGAGCCGTGACGCACGAGGACTTCGAGGGCCACCGTGGCACGATCAAGGCCGGCGACGTGCAGTGGATGACGGCCGGACGCGGCATCGTGCACTCGGAGATGCCGGCGGGGCCCGGCACCTCCAGGGGCCTCCAGCTCTGGGTCAACCTCTCCTCCCACAACAAGAT GATCGAGCCGGGGTACCAGGAGATACAGAGCAAGGACATCGCGAGCACGACGTCGGACGGCGTGACGGTGCGGGTGATCGCCGGGCAGTCGATGGGCGCCCGGTCGCCGGTGCGCACGCGGACGCCGACCATGTACCTGGACTTCACGGTCCGCccccacgcggcggcgcggcagccggtGTGCGCGACGTGGAACGCGTTCGCGTACGTGCTGGAGGGGGAGGGcgtgttcggcggcggcggcggcgacaaggcCGGGGCGCACCACCTGCTGCTGCTCGGCcagggcgacggcgtcgaggtgtGGAACAGGTCGGACAAGCCGCTCCGGTTCCTGCTCATCGCCGGCGAGCCCATCGGCGAGCCCGTGGCGCAGCTGGGGCCCTTCGTCATGAACACCGAGGAGGAGATCGACATGACCATCAACGACTTCGAGTTCAGCATCAATGGCTTCGAGAAGGCCAAGCACTGGAAGTCTCAGGCGCTGGTGGCGCTGGGCTTAGAGTAG